In one Micromonospora polyrhachis genomic region, the following are encoded:
- the eccD gene encoding type VII secretion integral membrane protein EccD: MTDTEVGLVRVVVVTPRRHLDLALPGQLTLAMLLPAVLSHAGDEATHQAGEQGGWLLRRTDGTPLDVGRGLTAQGVRDGDVLHLVHAQVDWPEPEYDDVVEVIAASARQGGLVWSTGVSRWTGTVAMGVLVAAALAVCLRTAVQSETAAQSSIGAWWGLGLAIGCLTGGILLTRAYDEPDIGRTVAGYGLVAAFVGGLLVLPRTGPGPELAAPHLLTGFALLLLAGTVGYLGSSGRRWLFVAAMVAGVAGAGGALVALSPLDLPSTAAVTVSVLLLLTPTWPAIAGRLGRLPLPAFPRSTSELLQDAPPTPAAVTFGVIAQADDMLTGLLAGATAVIAPGLVALGLADGLAAPVLGGVVTAACLLRARLFPAVRHRLPMLLAGLTGLVALSLRLPVEDPPGWSLLALVGSATVVLALGLRRNRSSVYLGRAAELLDILLLLAVVPLVCGVLGLYAVMRGLAG, translated from the coding sequence GTGACGGACACCGAAGTCGGACTGGTCCGGGTGGTGGTGGTGACGCCACGCCGGCATCTCGACCTGGCGTTGCCCGGACAGCTGACCCTGGCGATGTTGTTGCCGGCGGTGCTGTCCCACGCCGGCGACGAGGCCACGCACCAGGCGGGTGAGCAGGGCGGCTGGCTGCTCCGCCGCACCGACGGAACCCCGCTCGACGTGGGTCGGGGCCTCACCGCCCAGGGCGTACGCGACGGCGACGTGCTGCATCTGGTCCATGCGCAGGTCGACTGGCCGGAGCCGGAGTACGACGACGTGGTGGAGGTGATCGCCGCCAGCGCCCGGCAGGGGGGCCTGGTCTGGAGCACCGGGGTCAGTCGCTGGACCGGCACCGTGGCCATGGGAGTGCTGGTCGCTGCGGCATTGGCGGTCTGTCTGCGCACCGCCGTCCAGTCGGAGACCGCCGCCCAGTCGAGCATCGGCGCCTGGTGGGGGCTGGGCCTGGCCATCGGCTGCCTGACCGGCGGCATCCTGCTCACCCGGGCGTACGACGAGCCGGACATCGGCCGGACCGTGGCCGGATACGGCCTGGTCGCCGCGTTCGTCGGCGGACTGCTCGTACTGCCCCGCACCGGCCCGGGGCCGGAACTGGCCGCCCCACACCTGCTCACCGGCTTCGCCCTGCTGCTGCTCGCCGGCACGGTCGGCTACCTGGGCAGTTCCGGCCGGCGCTGGCTCTTCGTCGCCGCCATGGTGGCCGGCGTCGCCGGAGCGGGCGGCGCACTGGTGGCGCTGAGCCCGCTGGACCTGCCGTCGACCGCCGCCGTCACCGTATCGGTGCTGCTGCTGCTCACCCCGACCTGGCCGGCGATCGCCGGACGGCTCGGACGGCTGCCGCTGCCCGCGTTCCCCCGGAGCACCTCGGAACTGCTCCAGGACGCGCCGCCGACGCCGGCCGCCGTCACCTTCGGCGTCATCGCCCAGGCCGACGACATGCTGACCGGCCTACTGGCGGGAGCCACCGCCGTCATCGCACCGGGACTGGTGGCGCTCGGCCTCGCCGACGGGCTCGCCGCGCCCGTACTCGGTGGCGTCGTCACCGCTGCCTGCCTGCTGCGCGCCCGGCTGTTCCCAGCCGTACGACATCGGTTGCCGATGCTGCTGGCCGGTCTGACCGGACTGGTCGCGTTGTCGCTGCGGTTACCCGTCGAAGACCCACCCGGCTGGTCCCTCCTGGCACTGGTCGGCTCCGCGACGGTCGTGCTCGCCCTGGGCCTGCGCCGCAACCGCTCGTCGGTCTATCTGGGTCGGGCGGCCGAGCTACTCGACATCCTGCTGCTGCTGGCTGTCGTGCCGCTGGTCTGCGGCGTCCTCGGCCTCTACGCGGTGATGCGCGGGCTGGCCGGTTGA
- the eccCa gene encoding type VII secretion protein EccCa — protein MAFTVHRRPPRMPAPEYPTGELILDPPPEIPPAGGQRWAQMMMMLPMLAGSCAMALMFAGQGGSSLAYVTGGLFGVSALGMIFSQLSMSAGGQNRQQLITARRQFMQHLSQRRRTVRRTVTRQRAAQLHHHPDPDSLWSIAASPRLWERRSGEPDFVTVRIGLGPAELATPLVPPETKAVEDLDPLCAASLRRFLHTYAIVPDLPIVMALDGFSRVYLRGDGERTRALARALIAQAATFHAPDDLLVAVCLTEGNRSQWSWTKWLPHALHPGRTDGLGALRLVSTSISGLETMLDDVVAGRPRFDSRSPERHAQAGTATPHVLVLLDGGDGTGSGHLLTEGGRSGVTVLDLHSAPPRILDRHTLVLDVDAQGSLRTTTAEGTAEAGRADGLRPDVALALALQMAPIRLHGGTRTEPRMTGDVGLTELLGLGDPWTFDPGTTWVARSPRDRLRVPIGVGQDGGRVELDLKESAQDGMGPHGLLIGATGSGKSELLRTLVLALAVTHDPELLNFVLIDFKGGATFTRLETLPHTSAVITNLADELPLVDRMAEAINGELTRRQELLRASGNFVSQRDYERARASGAALAPLPSLLIVCDEFSELLSAKPDFVDMFVQIGRVGRSLGIHLLLASQRLEEGRLRGLDTHLSYRIGLRTFSAAESRVVLGDAAAYELPRSPGHGFLRFATEALARFRAAYVSGALPDPAAGTSHVVPVDQVRVYHTEYLAPALPTPEAEEPAPVDEVDGESLLDVLVDRMRGRGAPAHQVWLPPLTDPPTLDNLLPPIRVVPGRGLTVADDRLHGALRAQLGVVDRPSQQRRDPLWLDLGGAAGHVVIVGGPHSGKSMALRTFVVGMTLCHTPREVQFYCLDFGGGGLLGLRELPHVGGVATRLEASQVRRTVAEVRLLLEQRERLFAEHGIDSMASYRRARAAGRFPEDPFGDVFVVVDGWGTLRSEFDDIETALVEVGNRGLSYGVHLVVSATRWLDLRPAVRDIFGSRLEFRLGEPGDSALDRRTAMNVPEKVPGRGITPERLHFLAALPRMDGRQDAETASEGQAALIRQIREGWTGPSAPPVRLLPTLLPYEELPVEADRPGVPVGIAELDLRPVTIDFETDAHFIVYGDSGSGKTGFLRLLARSLAERNTPRQARLIVVDYRRGLLGSVPDSHLVGYGTSAAVTRNIIEEVATAMRARLPGPDVTAEQLRDRSWWQGSQLYVLVDDYDLVAGAQNNPLAPLGEFLAQAEDIGLHLIVARRTAGAARGAYEQVQLQLRELGVPGILMSGAADEGPLLGNVRPSAQPPGRGWLVDRRHGPRLVQLAWRSPS, from the coding sequence ATGGCCTTCACCGTCCACCGTAGACCGCCGCGGATGCCGGCACCCGAATATCCCACCGGTGAACTGATCCTGGACCCGCCACCGGAGATACCACCAGCCGGCGGCCAGCGCTGGGCCCAGATGATGATGATGCTGCCCATGCTGGCCGGCTCGTGCGCGATGGCGCTGATGTTCGCCGGCCAGGGCGGCAGCTCCCTGGCGTACGTCACCGGTGGTCTCTTCGGTGTCTCCGCGCTCGGCATGATCTTCTCTCAGCTCAGCATGTCGGCCGGCGGGCAGAACCGGCAGCAGCTGATCACGGCGCGCCGCCAGTTCATGCAGCACCTGAGCCAGCGGCGGCGTACGGTGCGGCGAACGGTGACCCGGCAGCGGGCCGCGCAGCTGCACCACCATCCGGACCCGGACAGCCTCTGGTCGATCGCGGCCAGTCCCCGACTGTGGGAACGGCGTAGCGGCGAACCCGACTTCGTCACGGTCCGGATCGGGCTCGGTCCGGCCGAACTGGCCACCCCGCTGGTGCCACCGGAGACCAAGGCGGTCGAGGACCTCGACCCGCTCTGCGCCGCCAGCCTGCGCCGCTTCCTGCACACGTACGCGATCGTGCCGGACCTGCCCATCGTCATGGCGCTGGACGGGTTCAGCCGGGTCTACCTACGCGGCGACGGCGAGCGCACCCGGGCTTTGGCCCGCGCCCTCATCGCCCAGGCAGCGACCTTTCACGCCCCCGACGACCTGCTCGTGGCGGTCTGCCTGACCGAGGGCAACCGGTCACAGTGGTCCTGGACCAAGTGGCTGCCGCACGCCCTGCACCCCGGACGGACCGACGGACTCGGGGCCCTGCGCCTCGTGTCGACCAGCATCTCCGGCCTGGAGACCATGCTCGACGACGTGGTGGCCGGACGGCCCCGGTTCGACAGCCGGTCGCCCGAGCGGCATGCCCAGGCCGGTACGGCCACCCCGCACGTACTGGTGCTCCTCGACGGGGGTGACGGCACCGGGTCGGGTCATCTGCTCACCGAGGGGGGCCGCAGCGGCGTGACCGTGCTCGACCTGCATTCGGCGCCACCCCGGATCCTCGACCGGCACACGCTGGTGCTCGACGTCGACGCGCAGGGATCGCTGCGTACGACCACCGCGGAGGGGACGGCCGAAGCCGGGCGGGCCGACGGACTGCGGCCGGACGTCGCGTTGGCGCTGGCGTTGCAGATGGCGCCGATCCGCCTGCACGGCGGAACCCGTACGGAGCCGCGGATGACCGGTGACGTCGGATTGACCGAGCTGCTCGGTCTCGGCGACCCGTGGACGTTCGATCCGGGCACCACCTGGGTGGCCCGCTCACCGCGGGACCGGCTGCGGGTGCCGATCGGCGTCGGCCAGGACGGTGGCCGGGTCGAGTTGGACCTCAAGGAGTCGGCGCAGGACGGCATGGGGCCGCACGGCCTGTTGATCGGGGCCACCGGCTCCGGCAAGTCCGAGCTGCTCCGTACCCTGGTGCTCGCGCTGGCCGTCACGCACGACCCGGAACTGCTCAACTTCGTGCTCATCGACTTCAAGGGCGGGGCGACCTTCACCAGGTTGGAGACGCTGCCGCACACCAGCGCGGTCATCACCAACCTGGCCGACGAGCTGCCGCTGGTCGACCGGATGGCGGAGGCCATCAACGGCGAGCTGACCCGCCGTCAGGAACTGCTCCGGGCCAGTGGCAATTTCGTGTCGCAGCGAGACTACGAGCGGGCGCGGGCCAGCGGCGCGGCGCTCGCGCCGCTACCCAGCCTGCTGATCGTCTGCGACGAGTTCTCCGAGCTGCTCAGCGCCAAGCCCGACTTCGTCGACATGTTCGTCCAAATAGGACGGGTTGGTCGGTCCCTCGGCATCCATCTGCTGCTCGCCTCGCAACGCCTGGAGGAGGGGCGACTGCGCGGGCTCGACACCCACCTGTCCTACCGGATCGGCCTGCGGACGTTCTCGGCGGCGGAGAGCCGGGTCGTGCTCGGCGACGCGGCAGCGTACGAACTGCCCCGGTCCCCGGGACACGGCTTCCTCCGGTTCGCCACCGAGGCGCTCGCCCGGTTCCGGGCGGCGTACGTCTCCGGAGCGCTGCCCGATCCGGCGGCCGGTACGTCGCACGTCGTCCCGGTCGACCAGGTGCGGGTCTACCACACCGAGTACCTGGCGCCGGCGCTGCCGACCCCCGAGGCCGAAGAACCGGCCCCGGTCGACGAGGTGGACGGGGAGAGCCTGCTGGACGTCCTGGTCGACCGGATGCGGGGGCGGGGTGCCCCCGCCCACCAGGTGTGGCTGCCACCGCTGACCGACCCGCCGACGCTGGACAACCTGCTCCCCCCGATCCGGGTGGTTCCCGGACGGGGCCTGACCGTGGCGGACGATCGCCTGCATGGCGCGTTGCGGGCGCAGCTCGGCGTGGTGGACCGGCCGTCGCAGCAGCGCCGGGACCCACTCTGGCTGGACCTGGGGGGTGCTGCCGGGCACGTGGTGATCGTCGGCGGGCCGCACAGCGGCAAGAGCATGGCGCTACGGACCTTCGTGGTCGGCATGACGCTCTGTCACACCCCGCGCGAGGTGCAGTTCTACTGCCTCGACTTCGGTGGGGGCGGCCTGCTCGGGCTGCGCGAGTTGCCGCACGTGGGTGGGGTGGCCACCCGGCTGGAGGCCAGCCAGGTGCGGCGCACGGTGGCGGAGGTACGGCTGCTGCTCGAACAGCGGGAACGACTCTTCGCCGAACACGGGATCGACTCGATGGCCAGCTATCGGCGGGCCCGGGCGGCGGGACGGTTCCCGGAGGACCCCTTCGGTGACGTGTTCGTCGTGGTGGACGGCTGGGGCACGCTGCGCTCCGAGTTCGACGACATCGAGACGGCGCTGGTCGAGGTTGGCAACCGGGGCCTGTCGTACGGCGTGCACCTGGTCGTCTCGGCGACCCGGTGGTTGGACCTCCGTCCGGCGGTCCGGGACATCTTCGGGAGTCGACTGGAGTTTCGCCTGGGTGAGCCGGGTGATTCGGCGCTGGACCGGCGTACCGCCATGAACGTGCCGGAGAAGGTTCCCGGGCGGGGCATCACGCCGGAGCGACTGCACTTCCTCGCCGCGCTGCCCCGGATGGACGGCAGGCAGGACGCGGAGACCGCCAGCGAGGGGCAGGCCGCGCTGATCCGGCAGATCCGGGAGGGTTGGACGGGCCCGAGCGCCCCACCGGTCCGCCTGCTGCCGACCCTGCTGCCGTACGAGGAACTGCCGGTCGAGGCGGACCGTCCCGGGGTGCCGGTGGGAATCGCCGAGCTCGACCTGCGTCCGGTGACCATCGACTTCGAGACCGACGCGCACTTCATCGTGTACGGCGACTCCGGCTCCGGGAAGACCGGCTTCCTGCGCCTGCTCGCGAGATCCCTGGCGGAGCGGAACACGCCGCGCCAGGCTCGCCTGATCGTCGTCGACTACCGGCGGGGACTGCTCGGTTCGGTGCCGGACAGCCATCTCGTCGGGTACGGCACGTCGGCCGCCGTCACCCGCAACATCATCGAAGAGGTGGCGACGGCCATGCGGGCCCGGCTGCCAGGCCCGGACGTGACGGCCGAACAGTTGCGGGACCGGAGCTGGTGGCAGGGGTCGCAGCTGTACGTCCTGGTCGATGACTACGACCTGGTCGCCGGGGCGCAGAACAATCCACTGGCACCGTTGGGGGAATTCCTCGCCCAGGCCGAGGACATCGGCCTGCACCTGATCGTCGCGCGGCGCACCGCTGGGGCGGCACGCGGTGCCTACGAGCAGGTGCAGTTGCAGCTGCGGGAGCTGGGTGTGCCCGGCATCCTGATGTCCGGTGCGGCCGACGAGGGGCCGTTGCTGGGTAACGTCCGGCCGTCGGCCCAGCCGCCGGGGCGGGGCTGGCTGGTCGACCGCCGACACGGCCCCCGGCTGGTGCAGTTGGCCTGGCGGTCGCCGTCGTAG
- a CDS encoding WXG100 family type VII secretion target — protein sequence MAEYIPYGGPPIDQVWRAVALLSDERLYEAAQTYRAFAGRMLNLQITLSLYDEELAKTWQGEAADAFMTQGAKIRKVANSALTAALDNAQALDTIADKISQVQSAMQTLWDEYRMQLARYSGGGYVDLTANGSPTLVRTPLEWQWFDDQFSIRAMRIVEPLLGLVADPNMRPAPPPEFEGPKSINVSGLFGLLDEMVKQAQERMAPPSAPAGVAGTGMPPPPAPAAPTLAGLGAAPPMPPVLQALGGLGVPPPSPPVLPAGQVASRGPVPTPPGSIGRPGGSRPGGPVPQPLPQGLIPPTSPRTPVVPVSRTPAVPAPPSRPSVALPGSRPADVSGQGGSSMSSTPTPPLRPSASLSKDPAQLGPPSQPGEPGQPRQPMRPPSLPMPPRRPGGANPAQAASAADALSKRPPPSLGGRGWPPPGSGTSRGPDGRSTPPTDAQPASLTEELGRLGPRPVAPELTGQRTPTPPMLPRGPAARIAPPAGGTRSQPAAGTAGVSVGRAARNTPGTPPDDPWSPATPFRLDLTGRSRRPLPGEEPQRSAPMLAGARSPAESTNRAGNPAVGRGELRTGSPVVTPSDRLASSSKPAEPDEQQPWQVPGAGGRVLDTPASVNLPRHSAMLSGLPSRSE from the coding sequence ATGGCGGAGTATATTCCTTACGGCGGGCCCCCGATCGACCAGGTCTGGCGGGCTGTCGCACTGCTCAGCGATGAACGGCTCTACGAGGCGGCGCAGACGTACCGGGCGTTCGCCGGCCGGATGCTGAATCTCCAGATCACCCTGTCGCTGTACGACGAGGAGTTGGCCAAGACCTGGCAGGGGGAGGCAGCGGATGCCTTCATGACCCAGGGGGCGAAGATCCGGAAGGTCGCGAACAGCGCCCTTACGGCGGCACTGGACAACGCGCAGGCGCTGGACACCATCGCTGACAAGATCAGCCAGGTGCAGAGTGCCATGCAGACGCTGTGGGACGAATACCGGATGCAGCTGGCGCGGTACTCCGGGGGCGGTTATGTCGATCTCACGGCCAACGGCTCGCCCACCCTGGTCCGGACACCACTCGAATGGCAGTGGTTCGACGACCAGTTCAGCATACGGGCCATGCGGATAGTCGAACCCCTGCTCGGGCTCGTGGCCGATCCCAACATGCGTCCGGCCCCGCCGCCGGAGTTCGAGGGCCCAAAGTCGATCAACGTCAGCGGACTGTTCGGCCTGCTCGACGAGATGGTGAAGCAAGCGCAGGAGCGGATGGCTCCCCCGAGCGCCCCGGCCGGCGTGGCCGGTACGGGGATGCCCCCACCGCCGGCCCCGGCGGCCCCGACTCTCGCCGGGCTGGGCGCTGCACCACCGATGCCACCGGTCCTGCAGGCCCTTGGCGGGCTGGGTGTTCCGCCGCCCTCGCCACCGGTCCTGCCGGCCGGTCAGGTGGCGTCCCGAGGCCCCGTGCCGACACCACCAGGCTCGATAGGACGGCCGGGCGGCAGTCGACCCGGCGGTCCGGTGCCACAACCACTGCCGCAGGGTTTGATCCCGCCAACCTCACCGCGTACGCCAGTAGTTCCGGTGTCGCGTACGCCGGCTGTTCCGGCACCGCCCAGCCGGCCGAGCGTCGCCCTGCCCGGCAGCCGGCCGGCTGACGTTTCTGGCCAGGGCGGATCGTCGATGTCGTCCACGCCGACACCCCCACTCCGGCCATCGGCGTCGCTGTCAAAGGACCCGGCTCAGCTCGGGCCTCCAAGCCAACCGGGGGAGCCGGGCCAACCCCGACAGCCGATGCGTCCGCCGAGCCTGCCGATGCCCCCGCGACGGCCCGGAGGTGCGAACCCGGCCCAGGCGGCGAGCGCCGCCGACGCGTTGTCGAAGCGGCCGCCACCGTCGCTGGGCGGCCGTGGCTGGCCGCCACCGGGCAGTGGTACATCCCGAGGCCCGGACGGCCGGTCGACGCCGCCGACCGATGCGCAGCCAGCGAGCCTGACCGAGGAACTCGGCCGTCTCGGCCCACGGCCGGTCGCCCCGGAGTTGACCGGCCAGCGGACTCCCACCCCGCCCATGCTCCCACGTGGCCCGGCCGCCCGGATTGCGCCGCCGGCCGGCGGCACTCGTTCCCAACCGGCGGCTGGCACCGCCGGTGTCAGCGTGGGCAGAGCGGCTCGGAACACCCCGGGTACGCCACCGGACGATCCCTGGTCACCGGCGACCCCGTTTCGGCTGGACCTGACCGGCCGGTCGCGTCGGCCGCTGCCCGGTGAGGAGCCACAGCGGTCGGCTCCCATGCTGGCCGGCGCTCGAAGTCCAGCGGAATCGACGAACCGTGCCGGGAATCCGGCAGTGGGACGCGGGGAGCTGCGCACCGGGTCGCCGGTCGTCACCCCGAGCGATCGACTGGCGTCATCGTCAAAACCCGCGGAGCCGGACGAGCAGCAGCCCTGGCAGGTGCCAGGAGCCGGTGGCCGGGTGCTCGACACACCGGCTTCCGTCAACCTTCCGCGCCACTCCGCGATGCTCTCGGGGCTGCCGTCACGCTCCGAGTGA
- a CDS encoding VWA domain-containing protein, translating to MIIKRRLPMVLLGLLVALPTLGIPPAYAAEPETEPVEPPKMELVLDVSGSMRAKDIGGRTRIEVAQEAFNDVVDAVPETTDLGIRVLGATYGGDDKKVGCQDTQQLVPVGPVDRVKAKNAIATLRPTGFTPVGLALREAAKDLGTGETTRRIVLITDGEDTCAPPDPCEVARELAAQGTHLVVDTLGLIPDEKVRKQLVCIAAATGGTYTSAQSKEDLTRRIKQIVERAKDTHAKTPAKVTGTDVCAKAPVLTAGVYTDRERFEEHRWYRIPVQPGQELRASVSIGLDRPLNRDYGVLLRATATDGRELVRGNDAGSGRTDVLSTGLRWSAADDEDEEEAEDDDQGGIFTKSTTKAPEPTVVCLVVSNSFSAAAGAGQAPGMPLELTIDLVDASPAPNSPGLGRGWVLLGVLALAGLLSGLLVGWLTRWWVAVWRTR from the coding sequence GTGATCATCAAAAGACGGCTCCCAATGGTCCTGTTAGGACTATTGGTCGCCCTCCCGACACTGGGCATTCCCCCCGCCTACGCCGCCGAACCCGAGACCGAACCGGTCGAGCCGCCCAAGATGGAACTCGTGCTCGACGTCAGCGGCTCGATGCGGGCCAAGGACATCGGCGGTCGTACCCGGATCGAGGTCGCCCAGGAGGCGTTCAACGACGTCGTGGACGCGGTGCCCGAGACGACGGACCTCGGCATCCGGGTCCTCGGTGCCACCTACGGTGGCGACGACAAGAAGGTCGGCTGCCAGGACACCCAGCAGCTCGTACCGGTCGGCCCGGTGGACCGGGTGAAGGCGAAGAACGCCATCGCCACCCTGCGCCCCACCGGCTTCACCCCGGTCGGGCTGGCCCTGCGGGAAGCAGCCAAGGACCTGGGCACCGGTGAGACGACCCGACGCATCGTGCTCATCACCGACGGCGAGGACACCTGTGCGCCGCCGGACCCGTGCGAGGTGGCCCGGGAACTGGCCGCCCAGGGCACCCACCTGGTGGTCGACACGCTCGGCCTCATCCCCGACGAGAAGGTACGCAAGCAGCTCGTCTGCATCGCCGCGGCGACCGGCGGGACGTACACCTCCGCGCAGAGCAAGGAGGACCTGACCCGCCGGATCAAACAGATCGTGGAACGGGCCAAGGACACCCACGCCAAGACTCCGGCGAAGGTGACCGGCACCGACGTCTGCGCCAAGGCACCGGTGCTGACCGCCGGCGTCTACACCGACCGGGAGCGCTTCGAGGAGCACCGCTGGTACCGGATTCCGGTCCAGCCCGGACAGGAACTGCGGGCCTCGGTCAGCATCGGCCTGGACCGGCCGTTGAACCGGGACTACGGCGTACTGCTGCGAGCCACCGCCACCGACGGACGGGAACTGGTCCGGGGCAACGACGCGGGGAGCGGTCGTACCGACGTACTGTCGACCGGTCTGCGCTGGTCGGCGGCGGACGACGAAGATGAGGAAGAGGCGGAGGACGACGACCAGGGCGGGATCTTCACGAAGTCGACCACGAAGGCCCCTGAGCCCACCGTCGTCTGCCTGGTGGTCAGCAACTCCTTCTCCGCAGCGGCCGGTGCCGGTCAGGCGCCAGGCATGCCGCTGGAACTGACCATCGACCTGGTCGACGCCTCGCCCGCCCCGAACAGCCCGGGTCTCGGCCGGGGTTGGGTGCTGCTGGGCGTACTGGCCCTCGCGGGTCTGCTCAGTGGCCTGCTCGTCGGTTGGCTGACGCGCTGGTGGGTAGCGGTCTGGAGGACCCGATGA
- a CDS encoding peptidase, giving the protein MTSGAASGVTLARTSVRRAAVVLAAAGIAVGLPAAASAETPTPSPGAATVNKAGTSFLTAAGISPGQPVRVGASIGDYLYWSFTAKAGETHHVAATVSLPTAATRQGDSTWTVEVFDGLRRRQACVAGAQTPVAAKAAASVELDCELRQVRSWAEPWSGDPLPGTYYVRLSGSSLPEQELGLPIEVSLVVGVESDGDTKPEGGDLKQPLAMPVEPGKVVVEDPTLSTPPAAAAGDEDDGWFDWVRWPDLSSRWYWTIGGGILAAVAGVVGFALTRPRNRVS; this is encoded by the coding sequence ATGACCTCGGGTGCGGCCTCGGGCGTGACCTTGGCCCGGACCTCGGTCCGCCGGGCGGCGGTGGTGCTGGCCGCCGCTGGTATCGCCGTCGGGTTGCCGGCGGCCGCCAGCGCGGAGACACCCACCCCGTCCCCGGGGGCCGCGACGGTGAACAAGGCCGGCACCTCGTTCCTCACCGCCGCCGGGATCAGTCCCGGCCAACCGGTACGAGTCGGTGCCTCCATCGGTGACTACCTGTACTGGTCGTTCACGGCCAAGGCGGGGGAGACCCACCACGTGGCGGCCACCGTCTCGCTGCCCACGGCGGCGACCCGGCAGGGCGACTCCACCTGGACCGTGGAGGTCTTCGACGGGCTGCGTCGCCGGCAGGCGTGTGTCGCCGGGGCACAGACCCCGGTGGCGGCCAAGGCCGCTGCCAGCGTCGAACTCGACTGTGAACTGCGGCAGGTGCGCTCATGGGCGGAGCCGTGGTCCGGTGATCCGCTGCCGGGCACCTACTACGTCCGACTCTCCGGCAGCTCGCTGCCCGAGCAGGAGTTGGGCCTGCCGATCGAGGTGAGCCTGGTGGTCGGGGTGGAGTCCGACGGTGACACCAAGCCCGAGGGCGGCGACCTCAAGCAGCCGCTGGCGATGCCGGTCGAGCCGGGCAAGGTGGTGGTCGAGGATCCGACCCTCAGCACGCCGCCCGCGGCTGCGGCTGGTGACGAGGATGACGGCTGGTTCGACTGGGTACGGTGGCCGGACCTGTCGTCGCGCTGGTACTGGACCATCGGGGGCGGCATCCTGGCCGCTGTCGCAGGTGTGGTCGGATTCGCCCTGACCCGTCCCCGTAACCGCGTCAGCTGA
- a CDS encoding asparaginase, with translation MTKSRSRSTGMLALVVLGFLAATAVPGSANVPTKTSKRESRPKVAVIGTGGTIAGKSESRVGFQSYQPGRTPVAELVDFLQPEVGQVADVSSVDFGEKGSSEYTIAEFHDLSRLVDEQLTKADAVVVATGTQTMEELAYWLDLTVRSPKPVVVTGSMRPWTVIGSDGPPNLYNAITLAAGRRTRCFGTVIMMNDEILAARDATKTSTTRLDTLQSPELGILGTMDEKNVRLHRAPARVHDCAQPKQWRTPFDLATMPRDGLAKVEIVYSYADAGGESITAMAAAGVKGVVAAGTPSPAQTAALMSSTQSGMAVVAANRNNTGAVYDTPGPVIPAEDLLPQKSRLLLLLALSRTGDPAEVRSLFQRYAVPEFGPIR, from the coding sequence ATGACAAAGTCACGTTCCCGCAGCACAGGCATGCTGGCACTGGTCGTCCTCGGATTCCTGGCGGCAACCGCAGTACCAGGCTCGGCCAACGTGCCGACCAAAACGTCGAAGCGGGAGAGCCGCCCGAAGGTCGCCGTCATCGGCACCGGGGGCACGATCGCCGGAAAGTCCGAAAGCCGGGTTGGTTTCCAGAGCTACCAGCCCGGCCGTACGCCGGTCGCCGAGCTGGTCGACTTCCTGCAACCCGAGGTCGGTCAGGTCGCCGACGTGTCCTCGGTCGACTTCGGCGAGAAGGGCTCCAGCGAATACACGATCGCCGAGTTCCACGACCTGTCCCGGCTGGTCGACGAGCAGTTGACCAAGGCAGACGCGGTGGTCGTCGCCACCGGCACGCAGACCATGGAGGAGTTGGCGTACTGGCTGGACCTGACCGTGCGCAGCCCCAAACCGGTGGTGGTCACCGGCTCGATGCGCCCCTGGACGGTCATCGGCAGCGACGGGCCGCCCAATCTCTACAACGCCATCACGCTCGCGGCCGGTCGACGTACCCGGTGCTTCGGCACTGTGATCATGATGAACGACGAGATCCTCGCCGCCCGGGACGCCACCAAGACCAGCACCACTCGCCTGGACACCCTCCAGTCACCCGAACTGGGCATCCTCGGCACGATGGACGAAAAGAACGTACGACTGCACCGCGCTCCCGCCCGGGTCCACGACTGCGCCCAGCCGAAGCAGTGGCGTACGCCGTTCGACCTGGCCACGATGCCGCGCGACGGGCTGGCCAAGGTGGAGATCGTCTACTCGTACGCCGATGCTGGCGGTGAGTCGATCACCGCGATGGCGGCGGCGGGAGTCAAGGGCGTGGTAGCTGCCGGCACCCCGTCCCCGGCACAGACCGCGGCGCTCATGTCGTCAACGCAGTCGGGCATGGCCGTGGTCGCGGCGAACCGTAACAACACCGGTGCCGTGTACGACACTCCCGGTCCGGTCATCCCCGCCGAGGATCTGCTGCCGCAGAAGTCCCGGTTGCTACTCCTGCTCGCGCTCAGCCGTACTGGTGATCCGGCCGAGGTCCGCAGCCTGTTCCAGCGCTACGCCGTACCGGAGTTCGGCCCGATCCGCTGA